In Thermorudis peleae, a genomic segment contains:
- a CDS encoding MFS transporter, with protein MVERGLPSAAVQRGAQSAAAAAGQARHAQATRPGERAQGGDERGVWLLTWAHFSHDIYPSFLGVFIPAIQSHLHVSLTLASLMVPAQQLPSLLQPFIGELAERTSRRWFVILGPTTAAIALSLIGLAPNIWLALSLLLISGLASAVFHAPAISLVGEFGGERLGRAMAIFMAGGDLARTIGPVVITAVIALLGFHATPLVMVLGVLCGVSLWRWLDTRAADAASRARRGEQQLGTLFRQHWRPIVVLLTYTGINTAALSPLSYFLDQLLVSRGRSEWYGGIALSVLYASSVAGGLIGGVLSDRIGRRTALALSAGLSTPLILLYLALENGSWWVLGLVVLIGLTLMAARPVTLALANDILPEARGPMSGLVLAINFGGQSLAAIAFGALAGWLGETPAFWWFAWLGLLGLPLVLLLPRRPRLLSA; from the coding sequence ATGGTCGAGCGAGGGCTGCCCAGTGCAGCAGTCCAGCGAGGGGCACAGTCGGCGGCTGCGGCAGCTGGGCAGGCACGTCACGCCCAGGCCACGCGGCCGGGCGAGCGCGCGCAGGGCGGCGATGAGCGGGGCGTCTGGCTCCTCACCTGGGCCCACTTCTCCCACGACATCTACCCGTCCTTCCTCGGCGTCTTCATCCCGGCGATCCAGTCCCATCTCCACGTCTCGCTCACCCTGGCGAGCCTGATGGTGCCCGCCCAGCAACTGCCCTCGCTCCTCCAGCCGTTCATCGGCGAACTGGCTGAACGCACCAGCCGCCGCTGGTTCGTCATCCTCGGCCCGACGACAGCCGCCATCGCGCTCTCGCTGATCGGCCTGGCGCCGAACATCTGGCTTGCCCTCAGCCTCCTGCTGATCTCTGGCCTGGCCTCAGCCGTCTTCCATGCTCCGGCTATCTCGCTCGTCGGCGAGTTTGGCGGCGAGCGCCTCGGCCGGGCGATGGCCATCTTCATGGCCGGCGGCGACCTGGCACGCACGATCGGCCCGGTCGTGATTACGGCTGTGATCGCGCTCCTCGGCTTCCACGCGACGCCACTGGTGATGGTGCTCGGCGTGCTCTGCGGCGTCAGCCTCTGGCGCTGGCTCGACACCCGGGCAGCCGACGCCGCCAGCCGGGCCCGGCGCGGCGAGCAGCAGCTGGGCACGCTCTTCCGCCAGCACTGGCGGCCGATCGTCGTCCTCCTGACTTACACCGGGATCAACACCGCGGCACTCAGCCCACTCAGCTACTTCCTTGACCAGCTCCTGGTCTCGCGCGGCCGTAGCGAATGGTACGGCGGCATCGCGCTCTCCGTGCTCTACGCCAGTAGCGTCGCCGGCGGGTTGATCGGCGGCGTGCTCTCCGACCGCATCGGCCGGCGGACGGCGCTGGCCCTCTCGGCTGGTCTCAGCACGCCGTTGATCCTGCTCTACCTGGCGCTGGAGAACGGCAGCTGGTGGGTGCTCGGGCTGGTCGTGCTGATCGGGCTGACGCTGATGGCTGCGCGGCCCGTGACGCTGGCGCTGGCCAACGACATCCTGCCGGAAGCGCGCGGGCCGATGTCGGGGCTGGTGCTGGCGATCAACTTCGGTGGGCAGAGCCTGGCAGCGATCGCCTTTGGCGCGCTCGCTGGCTGGCTCGGTGAGACGCCGGCCTTCTGGTGGTTCGCCTGGCTCGGGCTGCTCGGCCTGCCGCTCGTCCTGCTGCTGCCCCGTCGCCCCCGCCTCCTCAGCGCCTAA
- a CDS encoding carbohydrate ABC transporter permease gives MSRRRSPARWAGQVVTTGGALLVALSWAVPLGWLVLTALRPEQDSVASSLVPHRLTLATLAAAWHAAPFGSYLRTTLIVAGSIVLLQTVTSCLAAYAFARLHFPCRDVLFVLYLVQMLIPLPVLVTPATLLVRQLGLVNTRWAMVLPYVGSAMATFLLRQHFRAIPPEYEDAARLDGASLWQVLWHVYLPLSRSAVAAFALVSFSAHWDEFFWPLVVTSVDRVRPLSVGLALFTQANEAGAAWQLIAAATLLVVGPVLGLFVVLRRAFERGVLQSGLR, from the coding sequence GTGAGCCGGCGCCGTTCCCCGGCGCGCTGGGCTGGGCAGGTGGTGACAACGGGCGGGGCACTGCTGGTGGCCCTGAGCTGGGCAGTGCCGCTCGGCTGGCTGGTGCTGACGGCGCTCCGGCCGGAACAGGACAGCGTGGCCAGCAGCCTGGTGCCGCATCGGCTGACGCTGGCCACGCTGGCAGCTGCGTGGCATGCCGCCCCGTTTGGGAGCTATTTACGCACGACCCTGATCGTGGCGGGCAGCATCGTGCTCCTGCAGACGGTGACCTCCTGCCTGGCCGCCTATGCCTTTGCCCGGCTGCACTTCCCCTGCCGCGACGTGCTGTTTGTGCTCTACCTTGTGCAGATGCTGATCCCGTTGCCGGTGCTGGTCACCCCGGCAACGCTGTTGGTGCGCCAGCTCGGCCTGGTGAACACGCGGTGGGCCATGGTGTTGCCCTATGTCGGCTCAGCGATGGCCACCTTCTTGCTGCGCCAGCATTTCCGGGCAATCCCGCCGGAATATGAGGACGCGGCACGGCTGGACGGGGCCTCGCTGTGGCAGGTGCTGTGGCATGTCTACCTGCCGCTGTCGCGCTCGGCCGTGGCGGCGTTTGCCCTGGTGTCGTTCAGTGCCCACTGGGATGAGTTTTTCTGGCCGCTGGTCGTCACGAGCGTCGATCGGGTGCGACCCCTGAGTGTGGGCCTGGCGCTGTTCACGCAGGCGAACGAGGCCGGCGCTGCCTGGCAGCTGATTGCAGCAGCGACGCTGCTGGTGGTCGGGCCAGTGTTAGGGCTGTTCGTCGTGCTGCGACGCGCGTTCGAGCGCGGTGTCCTCCAGAGCGGGCTGCGCTAA
- a CDS encoding LysE family transporter, giving the protein MSVASVLGAAFVLGIAYCAPPGAVTAEATRRGLSQGFWGAFWVELGSLVGDGCWAALALAGAAALAEHPATQAVLGLLGSGLLLRLAWSAWRETQQPVLALAAGPGSGRGALATGAVLSLTNPWAIVFWLGVGGALGGVEAETLGRWAYALFLGGFLTAALVWCVVLAGLAAWGRRALRPSVFRWISGLCALALLGLGLRAGWLALTALGALLG; this is encoded by the coding sequence GTGAGCGTGGCCAGCGTACTCGGCGCGGCGTTCGTTTTGGGCATTGCCTACTGTGCGCCGCCGGGGGCGGTGACCGCCGAGGCGACGCGGCGTGGGCTTTCCCAGGGATTCTGGGGCGCGTTCTGGGTTGAGCTGGGCTCGCTGGTCGGCGACGGCTGCTGGGCGGCGCTCGCGCTCGCTGGCGCGGCCGCGCTCGCCGAGCATCCGGCGACGCAGGCAGTGCTCGGGCTGCTGGGCAGCGGGCTGCTGCTGCGGCTCGCCTGGAGCGCCTGGCGGGAGACGCAGCAGCCGGTGCTTGCGCTGGCGGCCGGGCCAGGCAGCGGCCGCGGCGCGCTCGCGACCGGGGCCGTGCTCTCGCTGACCAACCCGTGGGCGATCGTCTTCTGGCTCGGCGTCGGCGGCGCGCTTGGCGGAGTCGAGGCCGAGACCCTGGGCCGGTGGGCGTACGCCCTGTTTCTCGGCGGGTTCTTGACTGCCGCGCTCGTGTGGTGCGTGGTGTTGGCTGGCCTCGCCGCCTGGGGACGGCGCGCGCTGCGGCCGAGCGTGTTCCGCTGGATCAGTGGGCTGTGTGCGCTGGCGCTCCTTGGGCTCGGGCTGCGGGCGGGCTGGCTTGCCCTGACGGCGCTCGGGGCGCTCCTCGGCTAG
- a CDS encoding ABC transporter substrate-binding protein encodes MTDMANQGMRWGTALRPLTRRQMLAGLAAGGIAGLLAACRGSAPATPVTSSTGAGSNATPQGASAAPATVGRATVELTFFYPVGVAGPLSKLIQQLVDQFNQSHPQVHVTASFTGDYTSTTTKVLTALNAHQPPDVAILLSTDLQTLLDLNAIVPIDAFLSQAGPDFALDDFQPAFLKNSQAQGKTWSVPFQRSTPVLYANQAALQAAGRDPNALPQTWDELVEVAQRAMQTGKVSWGVEIPATGSAYWLFQALCIEAGHDLNGDGPASVAFDTAASRTALHWMVDLSRTMRVMPTGAIDWSATPTDFAAGHVAFVYHSTGSLRAILNQASFPVGVGFLPKREQYGTPTGGGNLYIFREIPAERQQAAWTFIQWMTAPERAAQWAIDTGYVPTRRSALETAIWRDYVAKTPQARVALDQLAYSYPELNGHQSGQLQKLVSDAVQAAVTGQKSPEQALADAQRQADQILAAYR; translated from the coding sequence ATGACCGACATGGCCAACCAGGGCATGCGATGGGGAACAGCGCTGCGGCCGTTGACGCGCCGGCAGATGCTGGCCGGACTGGCCGCTGGGGGCATTGCAGGCCTGCTGGCAGCGTGTCGTGGCTCAGCGCCAGCCACGCCAGTGACATCCAGCACGGGAGCAGGGAGCAACGCGACACCACAGGGAGCATCCGCTGCCCCGGCAACGGTTGGGCGCGCCACTGTGGAGTTAACCTTCTTCTACCCGGTCGGCGTCGCGGGCCCCCTCAGTAAGCTCATCCAGCAACTGGTCGATCAGTTCAACCAGAGCCATCCACAGGTTCACGTGACTGCCTCGTTCACCGGCGACTACACCAGCACGACCACCAAAGTGCTGACCGCGCTCAATGCTCATCAGCCGCCAGACGTGGCCATCCTGCTCTCGACCGACCTCCAGACGCTGCTCGACCTCAACGCCATCGTGCCGATCGACGCGTTCCTCAGCCAGGCCGGGCCCGACTTCGCCCTCGACGACTTCCAGCCCGCGTTCTTGAAGAACAGTCAGGCTCAGGGCAAGACCTGGAGTGTCCCCTTCCAGCGCAGCACGCCCGTGCTCTATGCCAACCAGGCAGCGTTGCAGGCAGCGGGCCGCGACCCCAACGCCTTGCCCCAGACCTGGGACGAGCTGGTGGAGGTGGCCCAGCGTGCCATGCAGACCGGCAAGGTCTCCTGGGGCGTCGAGATTCCAGCAACCGGTAGCGCCTACTGGTTATTCCAGGCGCTCTGCATTGAAGCCGGGCATGACCTCAATGGCGATGGCCCAGCGTCAGTTGCCTTTGACACCGCAGCATCCCGTACCGCACTCCACTGGATGGTGGATCTGAGCCGGACCATGCGCGTGATGCCGACCGGCGCAATCGACTGGTCGGCCACGCCAACCGACTTCGCCGCCGGCCACGTCGCCTTTGTCTACCACTCGACCGGGAGCCTGCGGGCCATCCTCAACCAGGCAAGCTTCCCGGTGGGCGTTGGCTTCTTGCCAAAGCGCGAGCAGTATGGGACACCGACGGGCGGCGGTAACCTCTACATCTTCCGCGAGATCCCAGCCGAGCGGCAGCAGGCCGCCTGGACATTCATTCAGTGGATGACGGCGCCTGAGCGCGCGGCTCAGTGGGCAATCGATACCGGCTATGTGCCGACGCGTCGCTCCGCACTGGAGACAGCAATCTGGCGCGACTACGTGGCCAAGACGCCGCAAGCACGGGTCGCCCTTGACCAGCTGGCGTATAGCTACCCGGAGTTGAACGGGCACCAGAGCGGGCAGCTGCAAAAGCTGGTCAGCGATGCCGTGCAGGCAGCGGTGACCGGCCAGAAGTCGCCTGAACAAGCGTTGGCTGATGCCCAGCGGCAAGCCGACCAGATTCTTGCAGCCTACCGGTGA
- a CDS encoding major capsid protein → MALTKLEAAKLTNDLLLRGVVETIVRESSVLALLPFTEVTGTALTYVREATLPAASWYDVGDTWSEATPTYTQVTASLKILGGDADVDTFLQQTYADPNDLEALVLESRAKAVAHAFSDAFYNGDSAANPKQFDGLKKLVSAAQTIAPGANGGSLTLDLMDQLIDLVKPGRPDALLMSKRSRRKLSALRRASGNLLETDVDAFGRRALFYDGIPILVDDFISDSETLGSGTGLSSIYAVKFGPAGLMGLEHGGIQVERVGALETKDATRWRVKWYVGLALASDLGVARLQGITAN, encoded by the coding sequence ATGGCCCTCACGAAGCTCGAAGCCGCAAAACTGACCAATGACCTGCTCCTGCGCGGCGTCGTCGAGACGATCGTCCGCGAGTCGAGTGTGCTGGCGCTGTTGCCCTTCACCGAGGTCACCGGCACGGCACTGACCTACGTCCGCGAGGCGACACTGCCGGCCGCCAGCTGGTACGACGTCGGCGACACCTGGAGCGAGGCGACGCCGACCTACACACAGGTAACCGCTAGCCTCAAGATCCTTGGTGGCGACGCCGACGTCGATACGTTCCTGCAGCAGACCTACGCCGACCCCAACGATCTGGAGGCGCTGGTGCTCGAGAGCCGTGCCAAGGCCGTAGCCCACGCGTTCTCCGACGCGTTCTACAACGGCGACAGCGCCGCCAACCCCAAGCAGTTCGACGGGCTCAAGAAGCTCGTCTCGGCCGCGCAGACGATCGCGCCGGGGGCAAACGGCGGCAGCCTGACGCTCGATTTGATGGATCAGCTGATCGACCTGGTCAAGCCGGGCCGTCCCGACGCCCTGCTGATGAGCAAGCGCTCGCGCCGCAAGCTCAGCGCCCTGCGTCGGGCCTCCGGCAACCTGCTCGAGACCGACGTCGATGCCTTCGGTCGCCGCGCCCTCTTCTACGACGGCATCCCGATCCTGGTCGACGACTTCATCAGCGACAGCGAGACGCTCGGCTCCGGCACCGGCCTCAGCTCGATCTACGCCGTCAAGTTCGGCCCGGCCGGGCTGATGGGCCTCGAGCACGGCGGCATCCAGGTCGAACGGGTCGGCGCGCTCGAGACGAAGGACGCCACACGCTGGCGCGTCAAGTGGTACGTCGGCCTGGCGCTCGCCAGCGACCTCGGCGTCGCCCGCCTGCAGGGCATCACCGCCAACTAG
- a CDS encoding fumarylacetoacetate hydrolase family protein, translating into MRLVTYTLRGWTSVGVVDDGLIIDVPRAYAMLLADRGVSDAPGRALAECPPDLVTLLARDGLERAREVAAAVIEQLPDKRDRFAAAGIIAALDDPAVQLRPPLLRPDKIICLGLNYADHAAESGAAVPQYPELFSKFPSTLIGPGEPIVLPRVSQQVDYEAELAVVIGRPGRFIPADRALDYVAGYTILNDISMRDFQFRGRQWLPGKTFDRSTPVGPWLVTADEVPDPQNLTITTEVSGAVLQHSNTREMIFPVAETIAYLSQIVQLVPGDLIATGTPAGVGFARKPPRFLQPGDVVRVTIERVGTLEKPGRG; encoded by the coding sequence ATGCGGCTGGTGACCTATACCCTGCGTGGGTGGACGAGCGTTGGTGTCGTCGACGATGGCCTCATCATCGATGTACCCCGGGCCTATGCCATGCTGCTGGCCGACCGTGGTGTCAGCGACGCGCCCGGTCGTGCCCTGGCCGAGTGCCCGCCTGACCTGGTGACGCTGCTTGCCCGCGATGGGCTCGAGCGTGCTCGCGAGGTCGCCGCGGCGGTGATCGAGCAGCTGCCTGACAAGCGCGACCGCTTCGCAGCCGCTGGGATCATCGCCGCGCTGGATGATCCTGCCGTGCAGCTCCGTCCTCCGCTGCTCCGCCCGGACAAGATCATCTGCCTTGGGCTCAACTACGCCGACCATGCGGCCGAAAGCGGCGCGGCGGTGCCGCAGTACCCTGAACTGTTCAGCAAGTTCCCGAGCACTCTGATCGGCCCGGGCGAGCCGATCGTGCTTCCCCGGGTAAGCCAGCAGGTTGACTATGAAGCCGAACTGGCGGTCGTGATCGGCCGGCCTGGTCGCTTCATCCCCGCCGACCGCGCGCTCGACTATGTGGCGGGGTACACCATCCTCAACGACATCAGCATGCGCGATTTCCAGTTCCGTGGCCGGCAATGGCTGCCGGGCAAGACGTTCGACCGCTCGACGCCGGTTGGGCCGTGGCTTGTCACGGCCGACGAGGTGCCTGATCCCCAGAACCTCACGATCACCACGGAGGTGAGTGGTGCGGTGCTGCAGCACTCCAACACCCGCGAGATGATTTTCCCGGTCGCCGAGACCATCGCCTACCTCTCGCAGATTGTCCAGCTGGTGCCGGGCGATCTCATCGCGACCGGCACCCCTGCTGGCGTCGGCTTCGCCCGCAAGCCACCACGCTTCCTGCAGCCAGGCGATGTCGTGCGGGTGACCATCGAACGCGTTGGGACGCTCGAAAAACCCGGTCGTGGCTGA
- a CDS encoding N-acetylmuramoyl-L-alanine amidase produces MRLLDTAACAVPVRLGLIPPGSPNRPELPLTPRWLTVHETANPAPGANAEAHRRFAASGGGPEHVSFHFVVDDHEAIQLLPLDEVAWHAGDGPDGPGNRTAIAIETCVNADGDWARTLANLVALLAALGRQLGLGTAQIVQHHHWSGKDCPHRIRAEGRWEQLLADVAAQLSGPVQPGTTPGGDTSAAGAVRRFPETGYGIGGGFRAFWERLERAGLALLVLGYPQSTEFRAVLDGRERVVQVFERGVLVWEPEHAPPWDVHLALLDQVRTVLAALNRTGG; encoded by the coding sequence ATGCGCCTGCTCGACACCGCCGCCTGCGCGGTGCCCGTCCGCCTCGGGCTGATTCCGCCGGGCAGCCCGAACCGCCCAGAGTTGCCGCTGACGCCCCGTTGGCTGACCGTCCACGAGACGGCCAACCCCGCGCCGGGCGCAAACGCCGAGGCACACCGCCGCTTTGCAGCCAGCGGCGGCGGGCCCGAGCACGTGAGCTTCCACTTCGTCGTCGACGACCACGAGGCGATCCAGCTGCTGCCGCTCGACGAGGTGGCCTGGCACGCTGGCGACGGCCCTGACGGGCCCGGCAACCGCACGGCGATCGCCATCGAGACCTGCGTCAACGCCGACGGCGACTGGGCACGCACGCTGGCGAACCTGGTCGCGCTGCTGGCAGCGCTCGGCCGGCAACTCGGGCTGGGCACGGCGCAGATCGTGCAGCACCACCACTGGAGCGGCAAGGACTGTCCGCACCGCATCCGGGCTGAGGGGCGCTGGGAGCAACTGCTGGCCGACGTCGCCGCGCAGCTGAGCGGGCCAGTCCAGCCGGGCACGACGCCGGGTGGCGACACGAGCGCGGCGGGGGCGGTGCGCCGCTTTCCGGAGACGGGCTATGGCATCGGCGGCGGCTTCCGCGCGTTCTGGGAGCGGCTGGAGCGTGCGGGGCTGGCGCTGCTGGTACTCGGCTACCCGCAGAGCACCGAGTTCCGCGCCGTGCTCGACGGCCGCGAGCGGGTTGTCCAGGTCTTCGAGCGCGGGGTGCTGGTATGGGAGCCGGAGCACGCCCCGCCGTGGGACGTCCACCTGGCGCTGCTGGACCAGGTCCGCACCGTGCTCGCCGCGCTGAATCGGACAGGTGGGTAA
- a CDS encoding carbohydrate ABC transporter permease — protein MAWLRADPPGQVAAPERLALSQPATSRAPWRSQLRQSLVGVALVLPGFGAIALFTLYPLGSLLWLSLHRQNLAHPQPRWAGLANFAALAHDPLFWQVLRNSLCFVALTTPAAVALGLVFAWWMEHARPVQALVRFCFLHPIVLPPVSVASVWLFLLTPDYGLVSRVVQWLGGPASLALLRDARTALLATALVHLWRQAGFAAIFWLAGLHALDPALTEAARLDGAGRWALLRHVWLPQLWPIGVFVSAQATLSALQAFDMVYVMTQGGPNNATNLFLFHIYETQFTFGDVGQAAALSVVFLLLVLAVTLAHVVGLDRRGAMT, from the coding sequence ATGGCGTGGCTTCGTGCTGATCCACCAGGTCAGGTAGCAGCGCCCGAGCGTCTGGCGTTGAGCCAGCCAGCGACGAGCCGTGCACCGTGGCGTAGCCAGCTACGCCAATCGCTCGTCGGCGTTGCCCTGGTACTGCCGGGCTTCGGTGCAATTGCGCTGTTCACGCTGTATCCGCTTGGCTCCCTGCTGTGGCTGAGTCTCCACCGGCAGAACCTGGCGCACCCGCAACCGCGTTGGGCTGGCCTCGCCAACTTCGCCGCCCTCGCCCACGACCCCCTGTTCTGGCAGGTGCTCCGCAACAGCCTGTGCTTCGTCGCGCTGACGACGCCCGCCGCGGTCGCCCTTGGCCTGGTGTTTGCCTGGTGGATGGAACATGCTCGGCCAGTGCAGGCGCTGGTCCGGTTCTGCTTCCTGCACCCGATCGTGCTGCCGCCGGTGAGCGTGGCGTCGGTCTGGCTGTTCTTGCTCACACCAGACTACGGGCTGGTGAGCCGCGTCGTCCAGTGGCTTGGCGGACCGGCCAGTCTTGCACTGCTCCGTGACGCGCGGACGGCACTCCTGGCGACGGCACTGGTGCACCTGTGGCGACAGGCCGGGTTCGCGGCCATCTTCTGGCTGGCCGGCCTGCATGCGCTCGATCCGGCGTTGACCGAAGCAGCACGGCTGGACGGCGCTGGGCGCTGGGCGTTGCTCCGGCATGTCTGGTTGCCACAGCTCTGGCCGATCGGCGTGTTTGTGAGCGCCCAGGCGACGCTGAGCGCGTTGCAGGCCTTTGACATGGTGTACGTCATGACGCAGGGCGGGCCGAACAACGCCACGAACCTCTTCCTCTTCCACATCTATGAGACGCAGTTCACGTTTGGCGACGTGGGGCAGGCCGCGGCACTCTCGGTCGTCTTCCTGCTGCTGGTGCTCGCGGTGACGCTGGCCCATGTGGTCGGCCTTGATCGGAGAGGAGCGATGACGTGA
- a CDS encoding phage portal protein, with protein MSTTPLTDRLSRAQALAALDHDRLARYRQYLDFYQGNQWDRPPRPGETRLTVNYARALVRKLASFVFSQPVTFSVPASPAAEHYLNQLAQEQDWHALDEQTLIDAAVLGDGAFKVTWDAQAGQPRVSAIDPATLFAWVAPDNVRQLTRVAQRYWLPAASAAQAFAVPLPALDAAATVPVVEDWTADWLVVEVAGQVVRDEPNPYGAIPYVIFPNTPRPHSLWGESDLADILDLCRELNRRLTTLARILQVSGNPIVVLENVTAADGVRAEPGAVWELPPDSRAYLLDLLAGGGVRLHIDTIELLYRAIHDLAEVPRAAFGDPRRELSGAALEVELQPLVQRVQRKRRIWESIYRRRNALVLALAEQFGGYDFGGARQSVVNWGPILPQDFTRLVEAEVALVRAGIRSRQGALAALGVTDPAAEWQRALAEQQALAAQEQNGG; from the coding sequence ATGTCGACAACGCCGCTCACCGACCGGCTCAGCCGCGCGCAGGCCCTCGCCGCGCTCGATCACGACCGCCTGGCCCGCTACCGGCAGTACCTCGACTTCTATCAGGGCAACCAGTGGGACCGCCCGCCGCGTCCCGGCGAAACCCGCTTGACGGTCAACTACGCCCGCGCGCTCGTCCGCAAGCTGGCCAGCTTCGTCTTCTCCCAGCCGGTCACGTTCTCCGTCCCCGCATCCCCAGCCGCCGAGCACTACCTGAACCAGCTGGCGCAGGAGCAGGACTGGCACGCGCTCGATGAGCAGACGCTGATCGACGCGGCCGTGCTCGGCGACGGCGCGTTCAAGGTGACCTGGGACGCCCAGGCCGGCCAGCCTCGCGTCAGCGCCATCGATCCAGCCACGCTCTTCGCCTGGGTCGCCCCCGACAACGTGCGCCAGCTCACGCGCGTCGCCCAGCGCTACTGGCTGCCAGCCGCGAGCGCTGCCCAGGCCTTCGCTGTGCCGCTGCCCGCCCTCGACGCGGCCGCGACCGTGCCGGTCGTCGAGGACTGGACGGCCGACTGGCTGGTCGTCGAGGTCGCTGGCCAGGTCGTGCGCGACGAGCCGAACCCTTACGGCGCGATCCCCTACGTCATCTTCCCGAACACGCCGCGGCCACACAGCCTGTGGGGCGAGAGCGACCTGGCGGACATCCTCGACCTGTGCCGCGAGCTGAACCGCCGCCTCACGACGCTCGCCCGCATCCTCCAGGTCAGCGGCAACCCGATCGTCGTGCTGGAGAACGTGACCGCCGCCGACGGCGTACGCGCCGAACCCGGCGCCGTCTGGGAGCTGCCGCCCGACTCGCGCGCCTACCTGCTCGACCTGCTCGCCGGGGGCGGCGTGCGCCTGCACATCGACACCATCGAGCTGCTCTACCGCGCCATCCACGACCTGGCCGAAGTCCCCCGCGCGGCCTTTGGCGACCCACGCCGCGAGCTGAGCGGCGCGGCGCTCGAAGTCGAGCTGCAACCGCTGGTGCAGCGCGTCCAGCGCAAGCGCCGCATCTGGGAGAGCATCTACCGCCGGCGCAACGCGCTCGTCCTGGCACTCGCCGAGCAGTTCGGCGGCTATGACTTCGGCGGGGCGCGCCAGTCGGTCGTCAACTGGGGGCCCATCCTGCCGCAGGACTTCACCCGGCTGGTCGAGGCCGAGGTCGCGCTGGTGCGGGCTGGCATCCGCTCGCGTCAGGGTGCACTGGCGGCGCTCGGTGTCACCGACCCAGCCGCTGAGTGGCAGCGGGCACTGGCCGAGCAACAGGCGCTGGCCGCCCAGGAACAGAACGGAGGGTAG